A genomic region of Gemmata massiliana contains the following coding sequences:
- a CDS encoding lipoprotein N-acyltransferase Lnb domain-containing protein translates to MDRVLEWVIFVPLLVVAAITTLWMAGAIYYDVCGAGQWGRAAGIAWVVGVTVLFALWQPLWYPFALLLGVTALFLVWWSRLKPSHDREWEPPVATLPHTTRDGDTVTIANVRNFEYRTLDDFTPQYESRTYRLSELRGVDIIFFNWGIALMSHPVLTFDFGPDGRVCMSIEVRFRKGQRFSIPRSLYRQQELVIVAADERDIVLRRTKHGRPQEAHLYRFSAPPEEARAAFLDYAGAINGLRDAPRWYHGVTANCTTTFYRLPNSRCRLDWRVLANGRLDRALYADGRLDRALPFEELKRLARLNDIANAAPADGFGDHIRRELERRRCER, encoded by the coding sequence ATGGACCGAGTGTTGGAGTGGGTCATTTTCGTCCCGTTGCTCGTAGTCGCAGCGATTACAACTTTGTGGATGGCCGGCGCGATCTACTACGACGTCTGCGGTGCCGGGCAGTGGGGGCGCGCGGCCGGGATCGCGTGGGTTGTAGGCGTCACCGTGCTGTTCGCGTTGTGGCAACCGCTGTGGTACCCGTTCGCGCTCTTGCTCGGAGTCACGGCCCTTTTTCTGGTGTGGTGGAGCCGGTTGAAGCCGAGTCACGATCGCGAGTGGGAACCGCCCGTGGCCACCTTGCCTCACACGACGCGCGACGGGGACACGGTCACCATCGCGAACGTGCGCAACTTCGAGTACCGCACGCTCGACGACTTCACCCCACAGTACGAGTCCCGGACGTACCGCCTCTCCGAGCTGCGGGGCGTGGACATCATCTTCTTCAACTGGGGCATCGCGCTGATGAGCCACCCGGTGCTCACGTTCGACTTCGGCCCCGACGGGCGCGTGTGCATGTCGATCGAGGTGCGGTTCCGCAAGGGCCAACGGTTCTCCATTCCCCGGAGCCTGTACCGCCAGCAGGAACTCGTCATCGTCGCGGCCGACGAGCGCGATATTGTTCTGCGGCGCACGAAACACGGGCGCCCGCAGGAAGCTCACCTGTACCGGTTCTCCGCCCCGCCCGAAGAGGCCCGGGCCGCGTTCCTCGACTACGCCGGGGCGATCAACGGGTTGCGCGACGCGCCCCGCTGGTACCACGGCGTCACCGCGAACTGCACCACGACGTTCTACCGGCTGCCCAACAGCCGGTGCCGGCTCGACTGGCGCGTGCTCGCGAACGGCCGACTCGACCGCGCCCTGTACGCGGACGGGCGCCTGGACCGCGCGCTCCCGTTTGAGGAGCTCAAGCGCCTCGCGCGCCTGAACGACATCGCCAATGCCGCCCCCGCGGACGGGTTCGGGGACCACATTCGTCGCGAACTGGAAAGGCGCCGCTGTGAACGATGA
- a CDS encoding response regulator has protein sequence MSRPRVLFADDHRLIREAFVRLVEPECDVVGAVADGLALLTEVPALRPDIVVADIAMPLLNGLDAARQLRKDAPDVKVIILTMNEDADLAAEAFRVGVSGFLLKNSAASELLQAIREVALGRSYITPMATRGLVENLLHVTEPIVRPVELSVRQREVLQLLAEGHTMKEIARLLKITPRTVAFHKYSMMELLGAKTFAELIQFALRGGVVKTYPA, from the coding sequence GTGAGCCGACCGCGCGTCCTGTTCGCGGACGACCACCGCCTCATTCGCGAGGCGTTCGTGCGCCTCGTGGAGCCCGAGTGCGACGTGGTGGGCGCGGTCGCGGACGGGCTGGCGCTGCTCACAGAGGTTCCCGCGCTTCGCCCGGACATCGTCGTAGCCGACATCGCGATGCCGCTCCTCAACGGGCTGGACGCGGCCCGGCAACTGCGGAAGGACGCACCGGACGTGAAGGTCATCATCCTCACGATGAACGAAGACGCGGATCTGGCCGCGGAAGCGTTTCGGGTGGGGGTGTCGGGGTTCCTTCTGAAGAACTCGGCCGCGTCGGAACTGCTCCAGGCGATCCGGGAGGTCGCGCTCGGGCGCTCGTACATCACGCCGATGGCGACCCGGGGGCTGGTCGAGAACTTGCTGCACGTGACCGAGCCGATTGTCCGGCCCGTCGAGTTGAGCGTGCGCCAGCGCGAAGTGCTCCAATTGCTCGCTGAGGGGCACACGATGAAGGAGATCGCGCGGCTGTTGAAGATCACTCCGCGGACGGTCGCGTTCCACAAGTACAGCATGATGGAGCTGCTTGGAGCGAAGACGTTCGCCGAACTGATCCAGTTCGCTCTTAGGGGCGGCGTGGTGAAAACATATCCCGCGTGA
- a CDS encoding PAS domain-containing sensor histidine kinase encodes MPRLCGLALGVTALLYAHPALAAVSPHLQPQITVPDPGGGTSPGGTVGGIREWHVIGIGLFCLIEALLIVGLLIRREARVRADEWFQQVVETAPTGMLMVDRDGTVLLANAQAETLFGYGRGDLLGRPADRLVPEYLLERFSTGRAKFVAASPTRSGTRIDTFARRKDGSAFSVEIGLSALRTPRGTFVLVAVTDLTERRRVEEELRTSQQEQRVLTGRMLEAQEAERRRIARELHDDLNQSLALLSIEMELLACVPPTSAPQTSQRMREFAARVKELSSSVHDLSHQLHPSKLEHLGLVAALKGLCQERNRSHGLIATFKYDAVPESVPADVALCVYRIAQEALWNVAKHSGTLRATVDLRGGSNAIRLRVSDDGDGFDLSAVNAGLGLVSMRERLNLVGGELVIDSHRAGGTRIDVRVPVPVARVTEPELASVAEDCS; translated from the coding sequence GTGCCACGGCTTTGTGGGCTGGCCCTCGGCGTGACCGCGCTCCTCTACGCACATCCGGCCCTGGCCGCGGTCAGCCCGCATCTACAACCACAAATCACGGTGCCCGATCCCGGGGGCGGCACCAGCCCCGGGGGAACTGTCGGGGGCATCCGCGAGTGGCACGTCATCGGAATCGGTTTATTTTGTCTCATTGAGGCGCTGCTGATTGTGGGGCTGTTGATCCGGCGCGAGGCACGCGTGCGGGCCGACGAGTGGTTCCAACAAGTGGTGGAAACGGCCCCCACCGGAATGCTGATGGTCGATCGGGACGGGACGGTTCTTCTGGCCAATGCTCAAGCAGAGACGCTTTTCGGCTACGGCCGGGGGGATTTGCTCGGACGACCGGCGGACCGGCTCGTTCCCGAATACCTGCTGGAGCGGTTTTCGACCGGGCGCGCCAAGTTTGTTGCCGCCTCCCCAACTCGGTCCGGTACTCGGATCGACACCTTCGCGCGGCGGAAAGACGGGAGCGCGTTCTCGGTCGAGATCGGGCTGAGCGCGCTCCGAACGCCCCGGGGAACTTTCGTGCTGGTGGCCGTTACCGATCTCACCGAGCGCCGGCGCGTGGAAGAAGAGTTACGCACCAGTCAACAGGAACAGCGGGTACTAACCGGGCGTATGCTAGAGGCCCAGGAAGCGGAGCGGCGCCGAATCGCCCGCGAGCTGCACGACGACCTCAATCAAAGTCTCGCACTGTTGTCTATCGAGATGGAACTTTTGGCGTGCGTGCCGCCGACGTCGGCACCCCAAACCTCTCAGCGCATGCGCGAGTTCGCCGCCCGGGTCAAGGAACTGTCGTCTTCCGTTCACGACCTGTCCCACCAGTTGCACCCGTCGAAACTGGAGCACCTGGGGCTCGTCGCGGCCCTTAAGGGGCTGTGCCAGGAACGGAACCGCTCTCACGGACTGATCGCCACGTTCAAGTACGATGCGGTGCCGGAATCCGTTCCCGCGGACGTTGCACTCTGCGTGTACCGCATCGCGCAGGAGGCTTTGTGGAACGTGGCCAAGCACAGCGGAACGCTCCGGGCCACCGTGGACTTGCGCGGGGGCTCGAACGCGATCCGACTGCGTGTCTCGGACGACGGCGACGGATTCGATCTCTCCGCGGTCAACGCAGGGTTGGGCTTGGTCAGCATGCGCGAGCGCTTGAACCTGGTAGGCGGCGAACTTGTCATTGATTCGCACCGGGCCGGAGGCACGCGGATCGACGTCCGTGTACCCGTTCCCGTGGCTCGCGTAACCGAACCCGAACTCGCTTCCGTCGCGGAGGACTGCTCGTGA
- the pgm gene encoding phosphoglucomutase (alpha-D-glucose-1,6-bisphosphate-dependent) yields the protein MFVSPLAGKPAPVELLIDSARLEREYYDRRPDVDDTEQLVSFGTSGHRGSPLRDTFTESHVQAVAQAVCDYRRSKGIDGLLYMGRDTHALSGPAQRTALEVLAANGVPTVIQCDDGFTPTPVISHTVLAHNRGGTDHLADGIVVTPSHNPPGDGGIKYTLPNGGPPDTGATKWIEERANEYLLRDNAGVRRVPFEVARRATSTREEDFALAYVDDLGTVIDMDAIRGAKLSLGADPLSGTAARYWPRINARYGLTIDVVNPAVEPTFASVAVDHDGQIRMDCSSPCAMARLVSLKERYRVAFANDPDADQHGIVTPSAGLMNPNHYLAVAVRYLLTHRPDWPEQAVVGKTLVSSGMIDRVVRGLGRTLWEVPVGFKWFVPVLFDGSCCFGGEESAGASFLRCDGTVWTTDRDGLLLALLAAEITARTGKDLGEHYRELTSEFGAPHDTRIDVPATPELKSRLQKLSATDVRESMLADEPIEAVLTRAPGNNAPIGGLKVITKCGWFAARPSGTEDVYKLYAESFKSRAHLESIVDEAARIVAGAVDRK from the coding sequence ATGTTCGTATCACCGCTCGCCGGCAAGCCGGCCCCGGTCGAGTTACTGATCGACTCGGCCCGGCTCGAGCGCGAGTACTACGACCGTCGGCCCGATGTGGACGACACCGAGCAGCTCGTGAGCTTCGGCACGAGCGGGCACCGCGGCTCGCCCCTACGGGACACGTTCACGGAATCGCACGTTCAGGCAGTCGCCCAGGCGGTTTGCGACTACCGCCGCAGCAAAGGGATCGACGGGCTGCTCTACATGGGCCGGGACACGCACGCCCTGTCCGGTCCGGCGCAGCGAACCGCGCTGGAGGTGCTCGCGGCCAACGGCGTGCCGACGGTGATCCAGTGCGACGACGGCTTTACTCCGACGCCCGTGATCTCGCACACGGTCCTCGCACACAACCGCGGCGGCACGGACCACCTCGCGGACGGGATCGTGGTCACGCCGTCGCACAACCCACCCGGTGACGGCGGAATCAAGTACACCCTGCCCAACGGCGGACCGCCCGATACGGGGGCAACGAAGTGGATCGAGGAGCGCGCCAACGAGTACCTGCTGCGCGACAACGCGGGCGTCCGGCGCGTGCCGTTTGAAGTCGCGCGAAGGGCCACGAGCACGCGGGAGGAAGATTTCGCACTCGCTTACGTCGATGACCTGGGAACCGTGATCGACATGGACGCCATCCGCGGCGCCAAACTGTCGCTCGGCGCGGACCCGCTCAGCGGCACGGCGGCGCGCTACTGGCCCCGCATCAACGCGCGCTACGGGCTCACGATCGATGTCGTTAATCCTGCGGTGGAACCGACGTTCGCGTCTGTGGCGGTCGACCACGACGGGCAGATCCGTATGGACTGTTCCAGCCCGTGCGCGATGGCCCGACTCGTGAGCCTCAAAGAGCGGTACCGGGTCGCGTTCGCGAACGATCCAGACGCCGACCAACACGGGATCGTTACGCCGTCCGCGGGGCTGATGAATCCGAACCACTACCTCGCGGTCGCGGTCCGCTACCTGCTGACGCACCGCCCCGACTGGCCCGAACAAGCGGTCGTGGGCAAGACGCTCGTCAGCAGTGGGATGATCGATCGCGTGGTTCGAGGGCTCGGCCGAACGCTGTGGGAAGTGCCCGTCGGGTTCAAGTGGTTCGTCCCCGTGCTGTTCGACGGTTCGTGCTGTTTCGGGGGCGAAGAAAGCGCGGGTGCGAGTTTCCTGCGCTGTGACGGGACGGTATGGACCACCGACAGAGACGGGCTACTACTCGCGCTGCTCGCGGCGGAGATAACCGCACGAACGGGAAAAGATCTCGGCGAGCACTACCGCGAACTCACGAGCGAGTTCGGCGCGCCGCACGACACGCGCATCGATGTACCGGCGACGCCCGAACTGAAGTCGCGCCTGCAAAAGCTCTCCGCAACCGACGTGCGAGAATCCATGCTCGCCGACGAGCCGATCGAAGCGGTTCTCACGCGCGCGCCGGGCAACAACGCCCCGATCGGCGGACTCAAGGTGATCACGAAGTGCGGGTGGTTCGCGGCCCGGCCGTCTGGCACCGAAGACGTGTACAAGCTCTACGCGGAGAGTTTCAAGAGCCGAGCGCACCTGGAAAGCATCGTCGACGAGGCGGCGCGGATCGTCGCCGGCGCCGTGGATCGGAAGTGA
- a CDS encoding L-lactate dehydrogenase: protein MKVGIVGSGLVGSTAAYALVMRGVGREIVLVDKNEARAAAEADDIRHAVPFAHALEVRSGGYADLTGCRAVVLCAGVGQKPGESRLQLLRRNAAVFREVVPAVLRHAPDAVIIVATNPVDVMTHLAARFAADVGAPPGRVFGSGTTLDTARFRTLLGAFCGVDSHHVHGHVIGEHGDSEVLTWSLVSVGGMSLDAFVELRGLDLSELARATIDEKVRRAAYTIIGGKGATYYGIGCALARIVDAVLHDQRSILTVCAPAPDVLGVKDVTVSLPRLVGGAGVLETFPLPLNATEQAQLRTSARVIRDALDELDRPEPNPG from the coding sequence ATGAAAGTCGGCATCGTCGGGAGCGGGTTGGTCGGTTCCACCGCGGCCTACGCACTGGTGATGCGGGGCGTCGGCCGCGAGATCGTGCTCGTCGACAAGAACGAGGCTCGAGCCGCGGCAGAGGCCGACGACATTCGGCACGCAGTGCCGTTCGCCCACGCTCTCGAAGTACGATCCGGCGGCTACGCCGACCTCACGGGCTGTCGCGCGGTCGTGCTCTGCGCCGGAGTCGGGCAGAAACCGGGTGAGAGCCGGCTCCAGCTCTTGCGCCGGAACGCCGCGGTCTTCCGCGAGGTCGTACCGGCCGTTCTGCGACACGCGCCCGACGCGGTCATCATTGTCGCGACGAACCCGGTGGACGTGATGACCCACCTCGCGGCCCGGTTCGCCGCAGATGTGGGTGCCCCTCCCGGGCGCGTGTTCGGGTCCGGCACCACGCTCGATACGGCCCGGTTCCGCACGCTGCTCGGGGCGTTCTGTGGCGTGGATTCTCACCATGTCCACGGGCACGTGATCGGCGAACACGGCGACTCCGAGGTGCTTACGTGGTCGCTGGTGTCGGTCGGCGGGATGTCGCTGGATGCGTTCGTGGAACTGCGCGGTCTGGATCTTTCGGAACTGGCCCGCGCGACGATCGACGAGAAGGTGCGCCGGGCCGCGTACACGATCATCGGCGGCAAGGGGGCCACGTACTACGGCATCGGGTGCGCACTGGCCCGGATTGTGGACGCCGTTCTGCACGACCAGCGCTCGATCCTCACGGTCTGTGCTCCGGCCCCGGACGTTCTGGGCGTGAAAGACGTAACCGTGTCCCTTCCGCGACTTGTTGGTGGTGCGGGCGTGCTCGAAACGTTCCCGCTCCCGCTGAACGCGACCGAACAAGCGCAACTCCGAACCAGCGCGCGCGTGATCCGCGACGCGCTCGACGAACTCGACCGCCCGGAACCGAATCCGGGCTAA
- a CDS encoding phosphoketolase family protein, which yields MTTTLAPKAPSTDGQPAPSISAFGKARSTIAGAPLNADELQKIDAFWRASNYLALGMTYLRANPLLKEPLKPEHVKDRLLGHWGASPGLAFAYIHMSRAIKAYDLDAVFMAGPGHGAPGVIGPCYLEGSYSEVYPDCSEDEDGLLRFFKQFSFPGGIGSHCTPETPGSIHEGGELGYVLSHACGAAFDNPDLIVAAVVGDGESETGPLATSWHVGRFLNPVRDGAVLPILHLNGYKINNPTIWARVPHEELESFFRGMGWTPYFVEGSDPESMHQAMAATIDKCVADIRAAQKQARSSGQPFRVKWPMIVLRTPKGWTSPSAVGGHKLEGSWRAHQVPMADVKKDPARLKQLEDWMRGYKPEELFDAGGHFRPELKAIAPTGARRLGANPHTNGGNLKKALRMPDFRKYGVKVDKPGTTEAENCRPLGVFLRDIMKANMTNFRVFGPDENTSNKLNAIYEVSKKMWLGEYFPEDADGTELAPDGRVIEMLSEHTLEGMLEGYLLTGRHGFFSTYEAFAHVIDSMFNQHAKWLTICNHLSWRAKVPSLNLLITSTVWRQDHNGFTHQDPGFLDVVVNKSAAVTRIYLPPDVNSLLSVADHCLRSENYINVIVSDKQNHLQYLDMDAAIVHCTKGLSIWAKASTDAGQEPDVVMACAGDIPTKEALAATELLRKEFPDLKIRFVNVVDLFKLQPDTEHPHGLSDPDFDSLFTVDKPIIFAFHGYPWLIHRLAYRRKNHANLHVRGYKEKGNINTPLELAIQNQIDRFTLAIDVINRVPRLQVAGAHAKEKFRNAQIQCQNYAYEHGVDKPEEANWKWPY from the coding sequence ATGACCACGACTCTTGCCCCGAAAGCGCCTTCGACCGACGGCCAGCCGGCACCCTCGATCAGCGCGTTCGGCAAGGCGCGATCCACGATCGCGGGCGCTCCATTGAATGCGGACGAGTTGCAGAAGATCGACGCCTTCTGGCGCGCGAGCAATTACCTCGCGCTGGGGATGACGTACCTCAGAGCGAACCCACTCCTGAAAGAGCCGCTCAAGCCCGAGCACGTCAAGGACCGGTTGCTCGGTCACTGGGGGGCCAGCCCCGGTCTGGCGTTCGCGTACATTCACATGAGCCGGGCCATCAAAGCCTACGACCTCGACGCGGTGTTCATGGCCGGGCCGGGTCACGGCGCACCGGGGGTGATCGGGCCGTGCTACCTGGAAGGCTCGTACTCCGAGGTGTACCCGGACTGCAGCGAGGACGAAGACGGGCTGCTACGGTTCTTCAAGCAGTTCTCCTTCCCCGGCGGGATCGGGAGCCACTGCACCCCGGAAACCCCTGGCAGCATCCACGAAGGTGGAGAGCTGGGCTACGTCCTCTCGCACGCATGCGGGGCCGCGTTCGACAACCCCGACCTGATCGTTGCGGCGGTCGTGGGCGACGGCGAATCCGAAACCGGCCCGCTCGCGACGAGCTGGCACGTCGGCCGGTTCCTGAACCCCGTGCGCGACGGGGCCGTTCTGCCGATCCTGCACCTCAACGGCTACAAGATCAACAACCCCACCATCTGGGCGCGCGTGCCGCACGAGGAACTCGAATCGTTCTTCCGCGGCATGGGCTGGACCCCCTATTTCGTCGAGGGATCGGACCCGGAGTCGATGCACCAGGCGATGGCCGCGACCATCGACAAGTGTGTGGCCGACATCCGCGCCGCGCAGAAACAGGCCCGGAGTTCCGGGCAGCCGTTCCGCGTGAAATGGCCCATGATCGTGCTCCGCACCCCGAAGGGCTGGACCAGCCCGTCCGCGGTCGGTGGGCACAAGCTGGAAGGGAGCTGGCGCGCCCACCAGGTGCCGATGGCCGACGTGAAGAAAGATCCGGCGCGGCTGAAGCAGCTCGAAGACTGGATGCGCGGGTACAAGCCGGAGGAACTGTTCGACGCCGGCGGGCACTTCCGCCCGGAACTCAAGGCCATCGCCCCAACTGGTGCAAGGCGCCTCGGAGCCAACCCACACACCAACGGCGGTAACCTGAAGAAGGCACTCCGGATGCCGGACTTCCGCAAGTACGGCGTGAAGGTCGATAAACCCGGGACGACCGAGGCCGAGAACTGTCGGCCGCTCGGCGTGTTCCTCCGGGACATCATGAAGGCGAACATGACGAACTTCCGCGTGTTCGGACCGGACGAGAACACGTCGAACAAGCTCAACGCGATCTACGAAGTGTCCAAGAAGATGTGGCTGGGGGAATACTTCCCCGAAGACGCCGACGGGACCGAACTCGCCCCGGACGGGCGTGTCATCGAGATGCTCAGCGAGCACACTCTGGAGGGGATGCTGGAGGGCTACTTGCTCACCGGGCGCCACGGGTTCTTCAGCACCTACGAAGCGTTCGCGCACGTCATCGACTCGATGTTCAACCAGCACGCCAAGTGGCTGACGATCTGCAACCACCTGTCGTGGCGCGCGAAAGTACCGTCGCTGAACCTGCTCATCACCTCGACGGTCTGGCGCCAGGACCACAACGGCTTCACTCACCAAGATCCGGGGTTCCTCGACGTGGTGGTGAACAAGAGTGCCGCGGTGACGCGCATCTACCTGCCGCCGGACGTGAACTCGCTCCTGTCGGTCGCGGACCACTGCCTGCGGAGCGAGAACTACATCAACGTGATCGTGTCCGACAAGCAGAACCACCTGCAGTACCTCGACATGGACGCGGCGATCGTCCACTGCACGAAGGGGCTCAGCATCTGGGCGAAGGCGAGCACCGACGCGGGCCAGGAGCCGGACGTGGTGATGGCGTGTGCGGGGGACATCCCCACGAAGGAGGCGCTGGCCGCGACCGAGCTGTTGCGCAAAGAGTTCCCGGACCTGAAAATCCGGTTCGTGAACGTGGTCGACCTGTTCAAACTCCAGCCCGACACCGAGCACCCGCACGGCCTGTCCGACCCCGACTTCGACTCGCTGTTCACGGTCGACAAGCCGATCATCTTCGCGTTCCACGGGTACCCGTGGCTTATCCACCGGCTCGCCTACCGGCGCAAGAACCACGCGAACCTGCACGTCCGGGGGTACAAGGAAAAGGGGAACATTAACACCCCGTTGGAACTGGCGATCCAGAACCAGATCGACCGCTTCACGCTGGCGATAGACGTGATTAACCGGGTACCGCGGTTGCAGGTGGCCGGCGCGCACGCGAAGGAGAAATTCCGCAACGCGCAGATTCAGTGCCAGAACTACGCCTACGAGCACGGCGTCGATAAGCCCGAAGAGGCGAACTGGAAGTGGCCGTACTGA
- a CDS encoding LOG family protein gives MSASPSSAGEPTVPLSDERAALDILTKTVFGLWDTVNNLTRLRPTKRDRYRVTIFGSARVAPDHWVYAAVRDTAAELTRLGCDIVTGGGPGLMRAANEGVKLADPEGTQQQSVGIRVELPFEQDVNAFVTQAFEHKTFFTRLHHFVLVSDAFIVTPGGIGTVLETLMVWQLLQVRHLHDTPLILAGHFWDGLIDWARAAMLKPDAPLISPGDLNIPQILPDGPSIVRAMREHHARWKAKQG, from the coding sequence GTGAGTGCGAGTCCCTCGTCCGCCGGCGAACCCACCGTCCCGCTCTCGGACGAGCGGGCAGCGCTCGACATTCTGACCAAGACCGTGTTCGGGCTGTGGGACACGGTCAACAACCTGACGCGGCTGCGCCCCACGAAACGCGACCGCTACCGGGTGACGATCTTCGGTTCGGCCCGCGTCGCCCCGGACCACTGGGTGTACGCGGCCGTTCGGGACACCGCGGCCGAACTCACGCGCCTCGGGTGCGACATCGTGACCGGCGGCGGTCCCGGACTGATGCGGGCCGCGAACGAGGGCGTGAAACTCGCCGACCCGGAGGGCACCCAACAACAGTCCGTGGGCATCCGCGTCGAACTGCCGTTCGAGCAGGACGTGAACGCCTTCGTGACGCAGGCGTTCGAGCACAAAACGTTCTTCACGCGGCTGCACCATTTCGTGCTGGTGTCGGACGCCTTCATCGTCACGCCCGGGGGCATCGGGACCGTGCTGGAGACGCTGATGGTCTGGCAGCTCCTGCAGGTGCGCCACCTGCACGACACGCCGCTGATCCTCGCGGGGCACTTCTGGGACGGGCTGATCGACTGGGCACGCGCCGCGATGCTCAAACCGGACGCCCCGCTCATCAGCCCCGGCGACCTGAACATCCCGCAGATCCTCCCCGACGGGCCGTCGATCGTGCGCGCCATGCGCGAGCACCACGCCCGGTGGAAGGCCAAACAGGGCTGA